GGGAGAGGGCCAGCAGGAGTAAGCATTTGTTGGTAACCCTTCTCTAGGCAAGCCGTACAACTTCTCAGACCTAAACAAGAGAAAAAATATGACTAAACAAGAGAACTTCTTCTGCCAAGAGAGGTTCTCTTTTCTCTAAGAAGGAGATACATATGAGGGAACCACAATCATTATCTAAACGCTTGGCTGCTGTCGCCAGTTTTATTCCCATTGGGGCACGTATAGCCGACATTGGCACCGATCACGCCTATTTACCGGTATATCTTGCCTTACAAGGCAAAATCAGCACAGCGATTGCCGGGGATGTGAACGAAGGACCTTTGGCTTTGGCTAAGGCCCATGTCCAGCAATATCAATTGGAGAGTGTCATTGATGTCAGGAAGGGTGATGGACTGGAAGTCATTGCGCCGGGGGAAGTGGATGTGATTGTGATTGCTGGGATGGGTGGTTCCTTGATGCAAGAAATTTTGAGCAGGGGACAAGACAAGCTGGAAGGGGTTCGCCGCTTAGTAGTGCAGCCTAATGTTTCCGCCCACGTGCTGCGGATGTGGATGATGGAGCATGGTTGGGAACTGAAGGGGGAAAAAATAGTTGATGAGAATGGAAAGTATTATGAAATCCTGATGGCTGAACCGGGAGACGGTGAAACCCCTTATGCTGAGTTGTCCTCCCAAGAAAAAGCACGGGCCATATTGATGGGGCCATTTTTGCTGGCTGAAAAAAACGAGGTGTTTAAGCGCAAATGGCAGCAGGAATACGAGCTCCGGAAGCGGATTCTCTCCTCTTTGAAAAAATCGGAGAGCGAAGCAAGTCAAGCAAAACGGGAGCACATTGAGCAAGAATTAAGATTGATTGAAGGAGGAATCGCCCCATGACCATTCATGCCCAAACCGTCATTCAGTGGCTGGAACAGTTTGCTCCCAAATCACTGGCTGTAGAAGGGGACAAAATCGGTCTGCAAATTGGATCATTGCAAAAAGAGATCAGCAAGGTGCTGATCACTTTGGATGTCACCCCGGAAGTGGTTGAGGAGGCTATCTCCAAAGGAGCAGAGCTGATCATTGCCCATCACCCACCTGTGTACCGCCCGTTAACCCATGTGCGGACCGATCTCCCCCAGGGGGAGATGATTGCCCGGCTGTTGAAACATGACATTGCTGTTTATGCTGCCCATACCAACCTTGACGTGGCTGAGGGCGGGTTGAATGACTGGCTGGCCCAGCGTCTGGAACTTGCGGATGTTGAGGTGCTTGCCCCTACACACCATGAATCATTAAAAAAACTGATCGTTTTTGTTCCCCATGACCATGAGGCAGCGGTGCGTCAAGCCCTGGGGAATGCTGGTGCTGGTCATATTGGCAATTACAGTCACTGTACATTTAGAACGGAAGGCATCGGGACCTTTAAGCCGGGAGAAGGAACGAACCCGTACATCGGTACTCAAGGGGAAATTGAGCAGGTCAAAGAAGTGAAAATAGAGACGGTTTTTCCAGCCTCCCTCGAGAATAAGATCGTCCAGGCCATGCTTAAGGCCCATCCTTATGAAGAAGTAGCTTACGATATCTATGAGTTGGCTCAGCCGGGAAAAGCACGGGGGCTGGGCCGGATTGGCTACCTGAAACAAGAAATGAACCTGAGGGCGTTTGCGGAAAAAGTAAAAAAAGCATTGGATGTTCCGTTCTGCCGTGTTGTTGGCCCATTGGACACTCCCATCAAGAAAGTGGCTGTACTTGGCGGAGATGGAAACAAATATGTCCAGCATGCCCTGTTTAAGGGAGCGGATGTTTTGGTCACTGGTGATGTTTATTTCCATACTGCCCAAGATGCTTTGCTGAGTGGTCTTAGCCTGGTTGATCCCGGCCATCATGCTGAAAAAATCATGATAAAAGGGCTGGAGCACGTCTTAAGGGAAAAAGTGAGGGAACATAAGGCTGAGGTGCAGATTATAGCTTCTGAAGTGAATACCGATCCCTTTCAATTGATTTGATGCAGTTGTTTTTAAAACTG
This DNA window, taken from Caldalkalibacillus thermarum, encodes the following:
- a CDS encoding tRNA (adenine(22)-N(1))-methyltransferase; translated protein: MREPQSLSKRLAAVASFIPIGARIADIGTDHAYLPVYLALQGKISTAIAGDVNEGPLALAKAHVQQYQLESVIDVRKGDGLEVIAPGEVDVIVIAGMGGSLMQEILSRGQDKLEGVRRLVVQPNVSAHVLRMWMMEHGWELKGEKIVDENGKYYEILMAEPGDGETPYAELSSQEKARAILMGPFLLAEKNEVFKRKWQQEYELRKRILSSLKKSESEASQAKREHIEQELRLIEGGIAP
- a CDS encoding Nif3-like dinuclear metal center hexameric protein — protein: MTIHAQTVIQWLEQFAPKSLAVEGDKIGLQIGSLQKEISKVLITLDVTPEVVEEAISKGAELIIAHHPPVYRPLTHVRTDLPQGEMIARLLKHDIAVYAAHTNLDVAEGGLNDWLAQRLELADVEVLAPTHHESLKKLIVFVPHDHEAAVRQALGNAGAGHIGNYSHCTFRTEGIGTFKPGEGTNPYIGTQGEIEQVKEVKIETVFPASLENKIVQAMLKAHPYEEVAYDIYELAQPGKARGLGRIGYLKQEMNLRAFAEKVKKALDVPFCRVVGPLDTPIKKVAVLGGDGNKYVQHALFKGADVLVTGDVYFHTAQDALLSGLSLVDPGHHAEKIMIKGLEHVLREKVREHKAEVQIIASEVNTDPFQLI